One Nicotiana sylvestris chromosome 12, ASM39365v2, whole genome shotgun sequence genomic window carries:
- the LOC138882932 gene encoding uncharacterized protein, which translates to MVEKGCVAYLAYVGDISIDTPTIELVPVVWDFPDIFPADLLGMPPDRDIDFGINLLPDTQPLSIPPYHMAPHHVVLSKEIKVDSKKVEAVPSWPRPSSAMEIWSFLGLSGYYRRFVEVFSSIAAPMTRVTQKHLFKQKDLNLCQRRWLELLKDYDITILYHPVKAIVVADALSHRAGSLWSLAYFPAAERPLALDVPVLANQFVRLDISKERQYDDPYLLVLKNTVQHGDSKKVTIGDDGALRMYGRLSVPNVDGLCELILQKTHNSRYSIHPGATKMYQDLRQHYWWRKMKKDIVEYLARVYIREIVKFHGVSVSIISDWGTQFTSRFWRVIQ; encoded by the exons atggttgagaaagggtgtgttgcgtatctagcttatgtgggagatatcagtattgatacccctacaattgAGTTGGTTCCAGTAGTGTGGGATTTTCCTGATatatttccagctgatcttctaggcatgccgcccgatagagatatcgaCTTTGGCATTAATTTattgccggacactcagcccctttctattcctccatatcatatggcccctc ATCATGTAGTGTTGAGTAAAGAGATCAAGGTAGATTCGAAGAAGGTGGAAGCAGTAccgagttggcccagaccgtcctcagctatggagatctggagtttccttggtttgtcagggtattaccgtcgatttgttgaggtattctcatctattgcagcacctatgaccagggtGACCCAGAAG catctgttcaagcagaaggatcttaacttgtgtcagcggaggtggttagagctgcttaaggattatgatatcaccattttgtaccatCCCGTGAAGGCAattgtggtggccgatgccttgagtcacaGAGCGGGGAGTTTGTGGAGCTTAGCATATTTTCCAGCAGCAGAGAGGCCATTGGCACTGGATGTTCCGGTTTTAGCCAACCAATTTGTCAGATTGGATATTTCTAA ggagcgtcagtatgatgacccctatctgcttgtccttaagaatacggttcagcacggtgatagTAAGAAggtcactattggggatgatggtgcattgaggatgtACGGCAGGCTaagtgtgcctaatgtagatggattgtgtgagttgattcttcagAAGACTCACAActcgcggtactccattcatccgggtgccacaaagatgtatcaggacttgaggcagcattattggtggcgtaaaatgaagaaagacatagtggaatAT ctggctcgagtttatatccgtgagattgtcAAGTTTCATGGCGTGTCGGTATCCATCATCTCCGACTGGGGTACACAGtttacatcacgattctggagggtcATACAATAA